A window of the Aquarana catesbeiana isolate 2022-GZ linkage group LG05, ASM4218655v1, whole genome shotgun sequence genome harbors these coding sequences:
- the LOC141145747 gene encoding uncharacterized protein, producing MATGSAIVTAPESTASPTSHSATLTANESTTLTTTEPTGLPVTEFTTTLSATESATLKVSEFATLIATTESTAFTTESATLTTTESTTLTPTGSATVTAHESTESPTSDSATLTATESTVLTTESLTLTTTESTTLPLTESTTTLTTTESSAYTTTESTTLTTSESATLTASESTALPTTQSETLTTMESTTVTATALSTVESTASTTTESADLSITQSESLPTTEPTTVTALTATDSATLTITESATLTITESTALPATESTALSATESATLTATESAILTTTESTTLTPTGSATVTAHESTASPTSDSATLTATESTGLPTTESETLTTTESTALPVTESITTLSATESTTLKATESTASATVESTASAITECTDLTTTGSVTLPNTESTTLTATESASLDTTESIALTTTESTTLPTTEPATLIATESATLTSTVSTTLTTTESATLTITESATLTTTESIALTATDSATLTITESATLTNTESTALPATESATLTATESATLPTTESSTLITTESTTLTATASTTLITPESTALTTTESTTLTATESTTLIATESATLTSTESTALSATESETLTATESAILTTTESKALTTTESATLTIAESATLPITESATLTITESTALTATESATLTATESTTLTATASTTLITTESIALTTTESTTLTATASTALPTNVSSTLPTTESTTLMATGSAIVTAPESTASPTSHSATLTANESTTLTTTEPTGLPVTEFTTTLSATESATLKVSEFATLIATTESTAFTTESATLTTTESTTLTPTGSATVTAHESTESPTSDSATLTATESTVLTTESLTLTTTESTTLPLTESTTTLTTTESSAYTTTESTTLTTSESATLTASESTALPTTQSETLTTMESTTVTATALSTVESTASTTTESADLSITQSESLPTTEPTTVTGTETTTLPTSESATSYATESTASITTESATLTVTEPATLSSTESATLKATEFATLTSTESTALSITESTPLSTTEAATLTATALPTNESSTLAITQSATSKVTVSTALATTESTSSLTATETTASSTDLTTNESTTSTETESGTLKATESSTLTSTESTALTTTQSENVTTMESTTITETEATSLSTTESTASSAVESSALTTNESSTLTATESTALSASESTTLTSTGSTALPTKGSTILTVTDSTALPTTEFATLTASKSTTSATTESATLTTTEPSALTATESTTSTVTDSTALPTTESASITATESETLTTTEPTTLTASDSTALPTTESTTIPTTDPATLTTTASTALPTNDSTTLPTTESTTLATTESATLTATESTASTTTQSEIVTTTESTTVTGTLSTVSNATGSITLPNTESATLKATDSTTLTSNESTPLSTAESATVTAMDSTALTTTESATSKVTVSTALATTESTSSLTATETTASSTDLTTNESTTSTETESGTLKATESSTLTSTESTALTTTQSENVTTMESTNKTASFIAMRVYMQSSIPVDTNIINAFVQQTCSNLFNKFQTADFTLTYGKDKISVHCSSVLPPSS from the exons ATGGCCACTGGGTCTGCAATTGTAACAGCTCCTGAGTCTACAGCATCACCCACATCTCATTCTGCAACTTTAACAGCTAATGAATCCACTACTTTAACCACTACTGAGCCCACAGGTTTACCTGTTACTGAGTTCACCACAACTTTAAgtgctactgagtctgcaactttaaaagTTTCAGAGTTTGCAACTTTAATTGctactactgagtccacagcttttaCAACTGAATCTGcaactttaaccactactgagtccactACTTTAACGCCCACTGGATCTGCAACTGTAACTGCTCATGAGTCCACAGAATCACCCACATCTGATTCTGcaactttaaccgctactgagtccACAGTTTTAACTACTGAGTCTCtaactttaaccactactgagtccacaactttacCTCTTACTGAATCCACCACAACTTTAACTACTACTGAGTCCTCAGCTTAcaccactactgagtccacaactCTAACCACAAGTGAATCTGCAACTTTAACTGCttctgagtccacagctttacccaCAACTCAGTCTGAAACTTTAACCACTATGGAGTCCACAACTGTAACTGCTACAGCTTTATCCACAGTTGAGTCCACAGCTTCAACTACTACTGAGTCTGCCGATTTATCCATAACTCAGTCAGAAAGTTTACCCACTACGGAGCCCACAACTGTAACTG CTTTAACCGCTACTGATTCTGCAACTTTAACCattactgagtctgcaactttaaccattactgagtccacagctttacccgctactgagtccacagctttaagcgctactgagtctgcaactttaaccgctactgagtctgctattttaaccactactgagtccactACTTTAACGCCCACTGGATCTGCAACTGTAACTGCTCATGAGTCCACAGCATCACCCACATCTGATTCTGcaactttaaccgctactgagtccACAGGTTTACCCACAACTGAGTCTGaaactttaaccactactgagtccacagctttacctGTTACTGAGTCCATCACAACTTTAAGTGCTACTGAGTCTACAACTTTAAAAGCTACCGAGTCCACAGCTTCAGCCACTGTTGAGTCCACAGCTTCAGCCATTACTGAGTGCACAGATTTAACCACAACTGGGTCCGTAACTTTACCCAATACTGAGTCTACAACTTTAACTGCTACTGAGTCTGCATCTTTAGACACTACTGAGTCCATagctttaaccactactgagtccacaactttacCCACTACTGAGCCTGCAACTTTAAtcgctactgagtctgcaactttaaccagTACTGTGTCCAcaactttaaccactactgagtctgcaactttaaccattactgagtctgcaactttaaccactactgagtccatAGCTTTAACCGCTACTGATTCTGCAACTTTAACCattactgagtctgcaactttaaccaatactgagtccacagctttacccgctactgagtctgcaactttaaccgctactgagtctgcaactttaccCACTACTGAGTCTTCAACTTTAATCACTACAGAGTCCACAACTTTAACTGCCACTGCATCCACAACTTTAATCACtcctgagtccacagctttaaccactactgagtccacaactttaaccgctactgagtccacaactttaatcgctactgagtctgcaactttaacctctactgagtccacagctttaagcGCTACTGAGTCTGAaactttaaccgctactgagtctGCTATTTTAACCACTACCGAGTCCAAagctttaaccactactgagtctgcaactttaaccattgctgagtctgcaactttacccattactgagtctgcaactttaaccatTACTGAGTCTACAgctttaaccgctactgagtctgcaactttaaccgcTACAGAGTCCACAACTTTAACTGCCACTGCATCCACAACTTTAATCACTACTGAGTCCATAGCTTTAACCACTACAGAGTCCACAACTTTAACCGCCACTGCATCCACAGCTTTACCCACAAATGTTTCTTCAACTTTACCCACTACTGAGTCCACTACATTAATGGCCACTGGGTCTGCAATTGTAACAGCTCCTGAGTCTACAGCATCACCCACATCTCATTCTGCAACTTTAACAGCTAATGAATCCACTACTTTAACCACTACTGAGCCCACAGGTTTACCTGTTACTGAGTTCACCACAACTTTAAgtgctactgagtctgcaactttaaaagTTTCAGAGTTTGCAACTTTAATTGctactactgagtccacagcttttaCAACTGAATCTGcaactttaaccactactgagtccactACTTTAACGCCCACTGGATCTGCAACTGTAACTGCTCATGAGTCCACAGAATCACCCACATCTGATTCTGcaactttaaccgctactgagtccACAGTTTTAACTACTGAGTCTCtaactttaaccactactgagtccacaactttacCTCTTACTGAATCCACCACAACTTTAACTACTACTGAGTCCTCAGCTTAcaccactactgagtccacaactCTAACCACAAGTGAATCTGCAACTTTAACTGCttctgagtccacagctttacccaCAACTCAGTCTGAAACTTTAACCACTATGGAGTCCACAACTGTAACTGCTACAGCTTTATCCACAGTTGAGTCCACAGCTTCAACTACTACTGAGTCTGCCGATTTATCCATAACTCAGTCAGAAAGTTTACCCACTACGGAGCCCACAACTGTAACTGGTACTGAGACCACAACTTTACCCACTAGTGAGTCTGCAACTTCATatgctactgagtccacagcttcaatcactactgagtctgcaactttaactgTTACTGAGCCTGCAACTTTAAGctctactgagtctgcaactttaaagGCTACCGAGTTCGCAACTTTAACctctactgagtccacagctttatccATAACCGAGTCTACACCTTTATCCACAACTGAGGCTGCAACTTTGACAGCTACAGCTTTACCCACAAATGAGTCTTCTACTTTAGCCATAACTCAGTCTGCAACTTCAAAAGTTACTGTGTCCACAGCTTTAGCTACTACTGAGTCCACAAGTAGTTTAACAGCTACTGAGACCACAGCTTCTTCCACCGATTTAACTACAAATGAGTCTACAACTTCAACTGAGACTGAGTCTGGAACTTTAAAAGCTACCGAATCCTCAACTTTAACctctactgagtccacagctttaaccacAACTCAGTCTGAAAATGTAACCACTATGGAGTCCACAACTATAACTGAAACTGAAGCTACATCTTTATCCACAACTGAGTCCACAGCTTCTTCTGCTGTTGAGTCCTCAGCTTTAACCACAAATGAGTCTTCAACTTTAACAGCTACTGAGTCCACAGCCTTAAGCGCATCTGAATCTACAACTTTAACCTCTACTGGGTCTACAGCTTTACCCACAAAGGGGTCCACAATTTTAACTGTTACTGATTCCACTGCTTTACCCACAACTGAGTTTGCAACTTTAACAGCTTCCAAGTCCACAACTTCAGCCACAACTGAGTCGGCAACTTTAACCACAACTGAACCCAGTgctttaaccgctactgagtccACAACCTCAACTGTTACTGATTCCACAGCTTTACCCACAACTGAGTCTGCAAGTATAACAGCTACTGAGTCTGAAACTTTAACCACAACTGAGCCCACAACTTTAACAGCTTCTGACTCCACAGCTTTACCCACAACTGAGTCCACAACTATCCCCACAACTGATCCTGCAACTTTAACCACTACTGCATCCACAGCTTTACCCACAAATGATTCTACAACTTtacccactactgagtccacaactttaGCCACAACTGAGTCTGCCACTTTAACAGCTACTGAGTCCACAGCTAGTACCACAACTCAGTCTGAAATTGTAACCACTACGGAGTCAACAACTGTAACTGGTACTTTATCCACAGTTTCAAATGCTACTGGGTCCATAACTTTACCCaatactgagtctgcaactttaaaagCTACCGACTCCACAACTTTAACCTCTAATGAGTCCACACCTTTATCCACAGCTGAGTCTGCAACTGTAACAGCTATGGATTCCACAGCTTTAACCACAACTGAGTCTGCAACTTCAAAAGTTACTGTGTCCACAGCTTTAGCTACTACTGAATCCACAAGTAGTTTAACAGCTACTGAGACAACAGCTTCTTCCACAGATTTAACCACAAATGAGTCTACAACTTCAACTGAGACTGAGTCTGGAACTTTAAAAGCTACCGAGTCCTCAACTTTAACctctactgagtccacagctttaaccacAACTCAGTCTGAAAATGTAACCACTATGGAGTCCACAAATAAAACTGCAA GCTTCATTGCAATGAGGGTCTACATGCAAAGTTCAATCCCCGTGGATACAAATATAATAAACGCATTTGTACAACAG ACATGCTCAAATCTCTTCAACAAGTTTCAGACTGCAGACTTCACCCTGACCTATGGGAAGGACAAGATCTCTGTGCATTGCTCTTCGGTCCTTCCTCCCAGCTCATAG